From a region of the Flavobacterium branchiarum genome:
- a CDS encoding ABC transporter ATP-binding protein: protein MIQVNQLSKIYKETTVLKIESLEIPKGQSFGLVGNNGAGKTTFFSLLLDLIQPSTGNIINNGIQVNNDEAWKSFTGSFLDENFLIGYLTPEEYFYFVGDLRGQNKADVDALLSKHAEFFNGEILNNKKYLRDLSKGNQKKVGIIATLIGDPEVVVLDEPFANLDPTTVSRLKKIIKELADNPNVTVLVSSHDLQHTVEVCDRIVALNKGEIVKDIQTSRETLQELEAFFAV from the coding sequence ATGATACAAGTAAATCAACTTTCAAAAATATATAAAGAGACTACAGTTTTAAAAATAGAATCTCTTGAAATACCTAAAGGACAAAGTTTTGGATTGGTAGGAAATAATGGAGCAGGAAAGACTACTTTTTTTAGTTTACTATTAGATTTGATTCAGCCATCTACAGGAAATATAATTAATAATGGCATACAAGTAAACAATGATGAGGCATGGAAATCTTTTACCGGTTCTTTCTTAGATGAGAATTTCTTGATAGGCTATTTAACCCCTGAAGAATATTTTTATTTTGTAGGAGATTTACGTGGTCAAAATAAAGCCGATGTTGATGCGTTGCTTTCAAAACATGCAGAATTTTTTAATGGCGAAATTCTAAATAATAAAAAATACCTACGTGATTTGTCAAAGGGAAATCAAAAAAAAGTAGGAATTATAGCTACACTTATTGGTGATCCTGAAGTAGTTGTTTTAGACGAGCCTTTTGCCAATTTAGATCCAACAACAGTAAGTAGATTAAAAAAAATAATCAAAGAACTTGCTGATAATCCGAATGTTACCGTTTTAGTTTCCAGCCATGATTTACAACATACAGTTGAAGTTTGCGATAGAATAGTTGCCTTAAATAAAGGTGAAATTGTAAAAGACATTCAAACTTCAAGAGAAACACTTCAAGAACTCGAGGCGTTTTTTGCCGTTTAA